The following coding sequences are from one Cervus canadensis isolate Bull #8, Minnesota chromosome 4, ASM1932006v1, whole genome shotgun sequence window:
- the LOC122439602 gene encoding developmental pluripotency-associated protein 4-like translates to MHGEHKQGACDPGDTSQRCDGVKTPRTPTRIPIPTLPSVLPPVNLVHRDVIRAWCQQLKLSTKGPKLDGYKRLCKYAYPHQKNFPATAQEARILSLSKRIKIEKGELPLEGSEGAAPPTGGPPALEGAPPPPEGVVSTSAPNSEAVFAAWSRMTTRAMKTEPVHSQETGEVRWCVVHGRSLPASTGGWAQLQFHAGQAWVPGKRRRVSALFLIPSGDFPPPHLEDNMLCPECVHRNKVLTKSLQ, encoded by the exons ATG CATGGGGAGCACAAACAAGGAGCCTGCGATCCAGGAGACACGTCACAACGCTGTGACGGTGTGAAAACTCCGAGGACCCCGACGCGGATCCCCATCCCCACTCTTCCTTCTGTCCTGCCGCCTGTCAACCTGGTCCACAGGGATGTCATTCGAGCTTGGTGCCAGCAgctaaagctgagcaccaaaggccCGAAACTGGATGGATATAAACGACTCTGCAAATATGCTTACCCTCATCAAAAAAACTTTCCTGCCACGGCACAGGAGGCCAGGATCCTGTCACTGTCGAAAAGGATAAAGATAGAAAAGGGGGAGCTACCCCTGGAAGGCTCCGAAGGGGCTGCTCCTCCTACAGGGGGGCCACCTGCCCTCGAGGGAGCTCCTCCGCCTCCTGAGGGAGTTGTCTCGACTTCTGCCCCCAACTCAGAAGCTGTGTTTGCCGCCTGGAGCAGGATGACAACCAGGGCCATGAAGACGGAGCCAGTACACTCACAAGAGACTGGTGAGGTCCGGTGGTGCGTGGTCCACGGGAGAAGTCTCCCAGCTAGCACAGGCGGCTGGGCTCAGTTACAGTTTCACGCTGGGCAGGCCTGGGTGCCTGGAAAGCGAAGGAGGGTGTCCGCACTCTTCCTGATACCTTCTGGCGATTTCCCACCCCCACACCTGGAGGACAATATGCTGTGCCCTGAGTGTGTACACAGGAATAAAGTTTTAACAAAAAGCCTGCAGTGA